Proteins co-encoded in one Candidatus Stoquefichus sp. SB1 genomic window:
- the argH gene encoding argininosuccinate lyase, with amino-acid sequence MALWAGRFTKEINENVNAFNSSLSFDARMYKHDIMGSKAHAKMLAQQHIIDEESLNEILTGLNEILHEIETGELLFDPTAEDIHMFIESELTKKYPVSGKKLHTARSRNDQVALDLRLYTRDEMKEIKDMLINLINVIIEQASQHLETIMCGYTHLQRAQPITFAHHLMAYAEMFYRDITRIEDCYERMNVSPLGSGALATTTYPIDRMYVATLLDMDGITDNSLDGVSDRDYAIEFASALATIMMHLSRFSEEMILWCSWEFKYVELDDAYATGSSIMPQKKNPDIAELVRGKSARVIGDVSTLLTMMKGLPLAYNKDMQEDKEALFDAIDTVKLCLPVFTDMLKTMKVNKDKMREFAAKGFINATDCADYLVKHGKAFRDAYKTTGQLVAYCIEHDFVLETLPLDVYQQFDTTFEESIYDAISLDTCVMNRKVDGGPSPVAVQKSIEKMQKKVKTL; translated from the coding sequence ATGGCGTTATGGGCAGGTAGATTTACAAAAGAAATCAATGAAAATGTGAATGCATTTAATTCATCATTATCATTTGATGCAAGAATGTATAAGCATGATATTATGGGTAGTAAGGCACATGCTAAGATGTTAGCTCAACAACACATCATTGATGAAGAGAGTTTAAATGAAATCTTAACAGGATTAAATGAAATACTTCATGAAATTGAAACAGGAGAGTTATTGTTTGATCCTACGGCTGAAGATATTCATATGTTTATTGAAAGTGAACTGACAAAGAAATATCCAGTCAGTGGAAAAAAATTACACACTGCCAGATCAAGAAATGATCAGGTGGCTTTAGATTTACGTTTATATACACGTGATGAAATGAAAGAAATCAAAGATATGCTGATCAATTTAATCAATGTGATTATTGAGCAGGCTTCCCAGCATTTAGAGACAATCATGTGTGGATATACCCATTTACAACGTGCACAGCCCATAACATTTGCTCATCATTTGATGGCTTATGCTGAGATGTTTTATCGTGATATTACAAGAATAGAAGATTGTTATGAAAGAATGAATGTTTCACCACTAGGTTCAGGAGCCCTTGCAACAACAACTTATCCAATTGATAGAATGTATGTAGCGACACTTTTAGATATGGATGGTATTACTGATAATTCATTAGATGGTGTCAGTGATAGAGATTATGCAATTGAATTTGCTTCTGCTTTGGCAACAATTATGATGCATTTATCAAGATTTAGTGAAGAAATGATTCTATGGTGTTCATGGGAATTTAAATATGTTGAATTAGATGATGCTTATGCTACAGGATCAAGTATTATGCCACAAAAGAAAAATCCTGATATTGCTGAACTTGTTAGAGGGAAAAGTGCAAGAGTCATTGGCGATGTTTCAACATTATTGACAATGATGAAAGGATTACCACTTGCTTATAATAAAGATATGCAAGAAGATAAAGAAGCCCTCTTTGATGCGATTGATACTGTCAAACTTTGTTTACCAGTTTTTACAGATATGTTAAAAACAATGAAAGTTAACAAAGATAAAATGAGAGAATTTGCAGCTAAAGGTTTCATTAATGCAACGGATTGTGCTGATTATTTAGTGAAACATGGAAAAGCGTTTAGAGATGCTTATAAGACAACGGGTCAATTGGTTGCTTATTGTATTGAACATGATTTTGTTTTAGAAACATTACCATTAGATGTTTATCAACAATTTGATACAACTTTTGAGGAATCTATTTATGATGCAATTTCTTTAGATACATGTGTTATGAATAGAAAGGTTGATGGTGGACCATCACCTGTGGCTGTACAAAAATCTATTGAGAAAATGCAAAAGAAGGTGAAGACATTATGA
- the argC gene encoding N-acetyl-gamma-glutamyl-phosphate reductase encodes MIKAGIIGVSGYAGVELLRLLLNHDEVEIVAIGARSYIGKPISDLYPSFYGICDMLCESDEDVLKKADMIFASLPHGLSEKYAKYCDENHKKFIDLGADFRLDEEKDYQQWYNLDYHEPALHQKQVYGLSEVNREQIKQASLIGNPGCYPTSITLGLYPLLKNHFHKNNDLIIDSKSGTTGAGKSLTEDTHFPRCNESFHPYKLATHRHTPEIEQELSKMACQDIHVTFIPHLLPVNRGIVSTIVVPLKEEVTFDMVVQKYHDVYDDEYFVRVLPVGKTADLKFVKYSNYCDISLHYDQRKHQVIVVSTIDNMVKGAAGQAIQNMNIMYGLEETKGLKMVPPSF; translated from the coding sequence ATGATTAAAGCAGGAATCATTGGGGTGAGTGGTTATGCTGGTGTGGAACTTTTAAGATTATTATTAAATCATGATGAGGTAGAAATTGTTGCGATTGGTGCCAGAAGTTATATTGGAAAGCCAATTTCTGATTTATATCCTTCATTTTATGGAATATGTGATATGTTATGTGAATCTGATGAAGATGTTTTAAAGAAAGCTGATATGATTTTTGCATCATTACCACATGGATTAAGTGAAAAGTATGCTAAGTATTGTGATGAAAATCATAAAAAATTTATTGATTTAGGGGCAGACTTTAGATTAGATGAAGAAAAAGATTATCAACAATGGTATAACTTAGATTATCATGAACCAGCACTTCATCAAAAACAAGTTTATGGTTTAAGTGAAGTCAATCGTGAACAGATTAAACAAGCATCACTAATCGGAAATCCAGGATGTTATCCAACATCTATTACTTTAGGATTATATCCGTTATTAAAAAATCATTTTCATAAAAATAATGATTTGATTATTGATAGTAAATCAGGAACAACAGGAGCGGGTAAAAGTTTAACTGAAGATACCCATTTTCCAAGATGCAATGAATCATTTCATCCTTATAAACTAGCAACCCATCGTCATACACCAGAAATTGAACAAGAATTATCTAAGATGGCTTGCCAAGATATCCATGTGACATTTATACCACATTTATTACCTGTTAATCGTGGGATTGTTTCTACAATTGTTGTTCCATTAAAAGAAGAAGTTACTTTTGATATGGTTGTTCAAAAATATCATGATGTTTATGATGATGAATATTTTGTGAGAGTCTTACCTGTTGGTAAAACTGCTGATTTGAAATTTGTAAAATATTCTAATTATTGTGATATATCTTTACATTATGATCAAAGAAAACATCAGGTTATTGTTGTTTCTACTATTGATAATATGGTCAAAGGTGCAGCTGGACAAGCTATTCAGAATATGAATATTATGTATGGTCTAGAAGAAACGAAAGGATTAAAGATGGTTCCACCATCTTTCTAA
- the argJ gene encoding bifunctional glutamate N-acetyltransferase/amino-acid acetyltransferase ArgJ, whose protein sequence is MKEITGGVCAPLGFKATGIHCGIRKNKSKKDLALIVSDVMCHAASTYTLNKVKGAPIAVTKQHLLNGEAKAIICNSGNANTCNPNGEEIANEVCAICAKALDMNENDIIVASTGVIGQPLDIQPFQLHMDELVAALNTNGSSDACEGIMTTDTVKKEYAVEFELDGKTCHIGAIAKGSGMIHPNMATMLAFVTTDVAISKEMLNEVIHEVVDDTFNMVSVDGDTSTNDMLSVMANGLACNNQIIDKDESYEIFKEALMYICTCLSKGIAKDGEGATKLLTCHVHQACSIKDAKIVAKSVITSSLFKAAMFGKDANWGRILCAIGYCGADYDVDKIAVALKSQAGSICVCQNGRGYPFDEDEALKILSEDEIEIIIDLNDGTYQATAWGCDLTYDYVKINGDYRT, encoded by the coding sequence ATGAAAGAAATAACTGGTGGTGTATGTGCTCCCTTAGGCTTTAAGGCGACAGGCATACATTGTGGTATTAGAAAGAATAAATCAAAAAAAGATTTGGCATTGATTGTTAGTGATGTAATGTGTCATGCGGCAAGTACTTATACTTTAAATAAAGTCAAAGGAGCACCGATTGCGGTTACGAAACAGCATCTATTAAATGGTGAAGCAAAAGCAATCATATGTAATAGTGGGAATGCCAATACATGTAATCCTAATGGGGAAGAGATTGCTAATGAAGTTTGTGCAATATGTGCAAAAGCACTTGATATGAATGAAAATGATATTATAGTAGCATCTACAGGTGTCATTGGACAACCTCTTGATATTCAACCATTCCAGTTGCATATGGATGAGCTAGTGGCTGCTTTAAATACGAATGGAAGCAGCGATGCCTGTGAAGGAATAATGACAACTGATACAGTGAAAAAAGAGTATGCTGTTGAATTTGAATTAGATGGGAAAACATGTCATATTGGTGCCATTGCTAAAGGTAGTGGAATGATTCATCCAAATATGGCAACAATGTTAGCATTTGTTACAACGGATGTTGCTATTTCTAAAGAAATGCTTAATGAAGTGATTCATGAAGTTGTTGATGACACATTTAATATGGTAAGTGTAGATGGTGATACATCAACCAATGATATGTTAAGTGTTATGGCGAATGGATTGGCTTGTAATAATCAAATTATTGATAAAGATGAATCTTATGAAATATTCAAAGAAGCATTAATGTATATTTGTACATGTTTATCTAAAGGTATAGCCAAAGATGGTGAAGGAGCAACGAAATTGTTAACTTGTCATGTTCATCAGGCTTGTAGCATCAAAGATGCAAAGATTGTAGCTAAATCAGTGATTACAAGTTCTTTATTCAAAGCGGCTATGTTTGGAAAAGATGCAAATTGGGGACGTATCTTATGTGCTATTGGGTACTGTGGTGCTGATTATGATGTAGATAAAATTGCAGTTGCATTAAAAAGCCAGGCTGGAAGCATTTGTGTTTGCCAAAATGGTAGAGGATATCCTTTTGATGAAGATGAAGCATTAAAGATATTGAGTGAGGATGAAATCGAAATTATCATTGATTTAAATGATGGAACTTATCAAGCAACAGCATGGGGCTGTGACTTAACATATGATTATGTTAAGATCAATGGAGATTATAGAACTTAG
- the argB gene encoding acetylglutamate kinase, translating to MDKNSIVKAEILSQALPYIQKYNNKIVVIKYGGNAMINDKLKMNVIEDVVLLSEIGVKVILVHGGGPEINGTLKKMNKESQFINGLRYTDDETIDVVQMVLAGKTNKDLVKLIMQKGGNAVGISGIDNQLIVAKKHECEDDLGYVGDVDKINPHIIFDLLDKGYIPVIASVGTDEEGHTYNINADTAAAEIAGALGAENMILVSDIPGLLADKDDESSLIPFVHVYEVNSLIDKGIISGGMIPKVDCCVRAIRQKVKKAFIIDGRIPHSILIEMLSKDGIGTMFKR from the coding sequence ATGGATAAAAATTCAATTGTAAAGGCTGAGATTTTATCTCAGGCTTTACCTTATATTCAAAAATATAATAATAAAATTGTTGTGATTAAATATGGCGGAAATGCAATGATTAATGACAAATTAAAGATGAATGTTATAGAGGATGTTGTTTTATTATCTGAAATTGGTGTAAAAGTCATTCTTGTTCATGGTGGTGGTCCGGAAATTAATGGAACACTCAAGAAAATGAATAAAGAATCACAATTTATCAATGGTTTAAGATATACAGATGATGAAACAATCGATGTAGTCCAAATGGTGTTGGCTGGAAAAACCAATAAAGATCTTGTGAAACTGATTATGCAAAAGGGTGGTAATGCAGTTGGAATTAGTGGTATTGATAATCAACTGATTGTTGCTAAAAAACATGAGTGTGAAGATGATTTAGGATATGTAGGGGATGTTGATAAGATTAATCCTCATATCATTTTTGATTTACTAGATAAAGGCTATATTCCAGTCATTGCAAGTGTTGGAACAGATGAAGAAGGTCATACCTATAATATTAATGCAGATACTGCAGCAGCAGAGATTGCTGGAGCACTTGGAGCAGAGAATATGATTCTTGTCAGTGATATACCTGGTTTATTAGCAGATAAAGATGATGAGAGTTCATTGATTCCATTTGTTCATGTCTATGAAGTGAATAGTTTAATTGATAAAGGAATTATTAGTGGTGGGATGATTCCTAAAGTTGATTGTTGTGTGAGAGCTATTCGTCAAAAAGTTAAGAAAGCATTTATTATTGATGGGAGAATTCCTCATTCAATATTAATTGAAATGCTTTCTAAGGATGGTATTGGCACAATGTTCAAAAGATAA
- the argF gene encoding ornithine carbamoyltransferase, protein MVNLKNRSFLTLKDYSQEEIRYLLDLAHQLKKAKKAGRIGKTLEGKNIVLLFEKTSTRTRCAFEVAALDEGGHVTFLSNSQMGKKESIEDTAKVLGRMYDGIEFRGFKQETVEDLMKYSGVPVWNGLTDVDHPTQTLADFMTIEEHLDKPLNQVKFVFTGDIRNNVCYGLMYGAAKMGMHFVCLGPKELQIDPEVLAYCQKEAEKSGGKLEVLDNVDKAVQDADVIYTDIWVSMGEDESLYKPRVEMLSPYKVTKAMMNKTGKESTLFMHCLPSYHDFETEVALSKSQQGIDIREVEDEVFRSEQSVVFDEAENRMHTIKAVMVATIGENIDL, encoded by the coding sequence ATGGTTAATTTAAAGAATAGAAGTTTTTTAACACTTAAAGATTATTCTCAGGAAGAAATAAGATATTTATTAGATTTAGCACATCAATTAAAGAAAGCAAAAAAAGCTGGAAGAATTGGAAAAACATTAGAAGGAAAAAACATTGTTTTGTTATTTGAAAAAACATCTACGCGTACACGTTGTGCTTTTGAAGTGGCAGCATTAGACGAAGGTGGACATGTGACTTTTTTAAGCAATTCACAAATGGGTAAGAAAGAATCTATTGAAGATACTGCCAAAGTATTAGGAAGAATGTATGATGGTATTGAATTTAGAGGATTTAAGCAAGAAACAGTTGAAGATTTAATGAAATATTCAGGTGTTCCCGTTTGGAATGGTTTAACTGATGTTGATCATCCTACACAAACATTAGCTGATTTTATGACTATTGAAGAACATTTAGATAAGCCACTAAATCAAGTAAAATTTGTATTTACAGGTGATATTAGAAACAATGTTTGTTATGGTTTAATGTATGGTGCTGCAAAGATGGGAATGCATTTTGTTTGTTTAGGACCAAAAGAATTACAAATTGATCCAGAGGTTTTAGCTTATTGTCAAAAAGAAGCAGAAAAATCAGGTGGTAAACTTGAAGTTTTAGATAATGTTGATAAAGCAGTTCAAGATGCTGATGTCATCTATACGGATATCTGGGTAAGTATGGGAGAAGATGAAAGTTTATATAAACCTAGAGTAGAAATGTTATCTCCTTATAAAGTTACAAAAGCAATGATGAATAAAACAGGTAAAGAGTCTACTTTATTTATGCATTGTTTACCTTCATATCATGATTTTGAAACAGAAGTTGCATTATCAAAATCTCAACAAGGAATTGATATTAGAGAAGTTGAAGATGAAGTCTTTAGATCAGAACAATCAGTTGTTTTTGATGAAGCTGAAAATAGAATGCATACAATAAAAGCAGTAATGGTTGCAACTATTGGTGAAAATATTGATTTATAA
- a CDS encoding DUF3284 domain-containing protein, which translates to MKKEKLVLKCSQEEFYNAVIQDFKNQYTSIKEKELADEKIVPGFSFTKKLPMKRNQTKLNVAKYRVLECLYPQKFVMEYLSQTYHKVISAEIKEYDNEHVEVLFGSFDEKLKEGIKPTRHFGEDVIVSAKLKTKMSMKSMLKNYRKIQAEEDNKNDINEG; encoded by the coding sequence ATGAAAAAAGAAAAATTAGTTTTAAAATGTTCACAAGAAGAATTTTATAATGCAGTCATTCAAGATTTTAAAAATCAGTATACCAGTATTAAAGAAAAAGAATTAGCAGATGAAAAAATAGTTCCAGGTTTTTCATTTACAAAAAAATTACCTATGAAAAGAAATCAAACAAAACTTAATGTTGCTAAATATAGAGTTTTAGAATGTCTTTATCCACAGAAGTTTGTTATGGAATATCTGAGTCAAACATATCATAAAGTGATTTCAGCAGAGATAAAAGAATATGATAATGAACATGTTGAAGTCTTATTTGGTTCTTTTGATGAAAAATTAAAAGAAGGAATAAAACCAACTCGTCATTTTGGTGAAGATGTGATTGTGAGTGCAAAGTTAAAAACAAAAATGAGTATGAAGTCTATGTTAAAGAATTATAGAAAAATACAAGCTGAAGAAGATAACAAAAACGATATAAATGAGGGTTAG
- a CDS encoding helix-turn-helix domain-containing protein, with amino-acid sequence MDSVKIGKYIAYKRKQKGMTQQELADILMITNKAISKWETGVGVPDISILKDLAKALNVTVDELLEGEDNQELSLKEEKQYQMFHIDKSLYKQFIYYLYYQKRILVMIDIVFGSLLLTGGFAVYSMHRYIGNHMDILGFVLSGIGLIILLLPFIFIKIQCALFHDIDARYVYDRYGILYTGNHEESKYFYQDIYQVILGDSFAVLRVGKQKLFIDMKDYLLIQDYIQCTKQQIVSKHERYKWWIVLVMIVAIVQLGCLELGYQEVLKRIGFEYIFDALEVTFVMSMIVLTILIVLICKIKLNRKNIMISFISGLILIIGTFIIGNTFTNYQTIYSLSPRFTSQLVLKQNKETGKLQDYHYTFLCFGKKSNEMSANKDLDIDTKWLTGDCNLVTYRDNDGQEKTYVATYGERGNGISYYNVIGSMYGNWQTFNRGDKNYTIDVENGSIIIHDQEQEIVFAPQEIEQNGTIAITLYKGSKAQYVIVLNEDCTLDENYLIQKNGHITIVSLDDKTPVELFCTTYKEDSQVQANIDNEMREEAVRLVEKMQQIIQEDPTLENFESTQSIFKFKTTSQDYFEIAKDAYITEQNLYNDGSFKEDGQIQKITVTAGSIQDFFVGLDVSIYIENVSTGESETSGLIPDYRIMKADGAYLAARISYRVPGNVGLASLSTPLVKDVSQDKDYHYKK; translated from the coding sequence ATGGATAGTGTGAAAATAGGTAAATATATAGCCTATAAGAGAAAACAAAAGGGTATGACACAACAAGAGTTAGCAGATATCCTTATGATTACAAATAAAGCCATTTCTAAATGGGAAACTGGTGTAGGAGTTCCTGATATTTCAATATTAAAAGATCTTGCGAAGGCATTAAATGTTACAGTGGATGAATTGTTGGAAGGTGAGGATAATCAGGAACTATCATTGAAAGAAGAAAAACAATATCAAATGTTTCATATTGATAAATCATTATATAAACAATTTATTTATTATCTTTATTATCAAAAGAGAATTCTTGTAATGATAGATATTGTTTTTGGAAGTCTTTTGTTGACAGGTGGTTTTGCAGTTTATTCAATGCATCGTTATATTGGAAATCATATGGATATATTAGGATTTGTATTATCTGGTATAGGGCTTATTATTCTTTTATTACCATTCATTTTTATAAAAATACAATGTGCATTATTTCATGACATTGATGCCAGATATGTTTATGATCGATACGGTATCTTATATACAGGCAATCATGAAGAAAGTAAATATTTTTATCAAGATATTTATCAAGTGATTTTGGGAGATTCTTTTGCTGTTTTAAGGGTCGGAAAACAAAAACTTTTTATAGATATGAAAGACTATTTATTGATACAAGATTATATACAATGTACTAAGCAGCAAATCGTTTCTAAACATGAAAGATATAAATGGTGGATAGTCCTTGTGATGATTGTTGCTATTGTACAATTGGGGTGTTTAGAATTAGGATATCAAGAGGTTTTAAAAAGAATTGGTTTTGAATATATTTTTGATGCATTAGAAGTGACATTTGTGATGTCTATGATTGTATTAACAATATTAATAGTGCTTATTTGTAAAATAAAATTAAATAGAAAAAATATTATGATCTCATTTATCTCAGGACTAATCCTTATCATAGGTACATTCATAATTGGAAATACATTCACAAATTATCAAACCATATATTCATTGTCCCCTCGTTTTACATCACAGTTAGTTTTAAAACAAAATAAAGAAACCGGAAAACTACAAGATTATCATTATACATTTTTATGCTTTGGAAAAAAATCAAATGAAATGTCAGCAAATAAAGATTTAGATATTGATACTAAGTGGCTGACAGGTGATTGTAATCTTGTGACTTATCGTGATAATGATGGACAGGAAAAAACATATGTTGCGACTTATGGTGAAAGAGGGAATGGAATTTCTTATTACAATGTTATTGGAAGTATGTATGGCAATTGGCAAACATTTAATCGAGGAGATAAAAACTATACAATTGATGTAGAAAATGGTTCAATCATAATTCATGATCAAGAACAAGAAATTGTTTTTGCACCACAGGAAATTGAACAAAATGGAACCATTGCGATTACTTTATATAAAGGTTCAAAAGCTCAATATGTCATTGTCCTCAATGAAGATTGCACACTTGATGAAAATTATCTGATTCAAAAAAATGGACATATTACAATTGTTTCTTTAGATGATAAAACACCTGTAGAATTATTTTGTACAACATATAAAGAAGATTCCCAAGTACAAGCAAATATAGATAATGAAATGCGAGAAGAAGCAGTTCGTCTTGTAGAAAAGATGCAGCAAATCATTCAAGAAGATCCAACTTTAGAAAACTTTGAATCAACACAATCTATTTTTAAATTTAAAACAACATCTCAAGATTACTTTGAAATTGCAAAAGATGCATACATAACAGAACAAAATTTATACAATGATGGAAGTTTTAAAGAAGATGGTCAAATTCAAAAAATAACAGTAACGGCAGGAAGTATACAAGATTTCTTTGTTGGATTAGATGTCAGTATATACATAGAAAATGTTTCAACTGGAGAATCTGAAACATCAGGATTAATCCCAGATTATCGAATCATGAAAGCAGATGGTGCTTATTTAGCGGCTAGAATTAGTTATCGTGTTCCAGGTAACGTTGGATTGGCATCGCTATCGACACCTTTGGTGAAGGATGTCTCTCAAGACAAAGATTATCATTATAAAAAGTAA
- a CDS encoding SIS domain-containing protein, whose amino-acid sequence MENKPTMLSYIYQEQETMLKILSTYPANVEDAVKRIGDKSEEWLVLATGSSINAARSAKYYIEKCAQVRIDIQEPYNYCNYETINPHLDVVLGVSQSGQSTSTIEALQRIQKQSKLTTISVTSRPNSEITEVTTATLDIGCGQEKVGYVTMGFTSTVLTMMLMGLHLGVKKGLITPEQEKDEIENFIKESHKINDIIKKSEAFIQSHIDDFKDAHRITGVAFGSIVGTIKEFETKFCETVRVPTAGYDLEAYMHGPYLEVNPEHRIFFVEAKSTCLEKLHLLKAYESKHSTHVYTVSTASQATDNHILALDIDLDEYKAPYLLIIPFQIFAWYVSKSKGIDLTHRIYTDFSQAVKSKTTVQDYV is encoded by the coding sequence ATGGAAAATAAACCAACTATGTTATCTTATATTTATCAAGAACAAGAAACAATGTTAAAGATTTTAAGCACATACCCAGCAAATGTCGAGGATGCTGTTAAACGTATCGGAGACAAATCAGAAGAATGGCTTGTCCTTGCAACTGGTTCAAGTATTAATGCAGCAAGAAGTGCCAAATATTATATTGAGAAATGTGCTCAGGTTCGTATAGATATTCAAGAACCTTACAATTATTGTAATTATGAAACAATCAACCCTCACTTAGATGTTGTCTTAGGTGTTTCACAAAGTGGTCAAAGTACATCAACCATTGAAGCATTACAAAGAATACAAAAGCAATCAAAATTAACAACAATTTCTGTAACAAGTAGACCAAATAGTGAAATTACAGAAGTAACAACAGCCACTTTAGATATTGGATGCGGTCAAGAAAAAGTGGGATATGTCACTATGGGATTTACTTCAACTGTTTTAACAATGATGTTAATGGGATTACATTTAGGTGTAAAAAAAGGACTTATAACTCCTGAACAAGAAAAAGATGAAATAGAGAATTTTATTAAAGAATCACACAAAATTAATGATATTATTAAGAAATCTGAAGCTTTCATTCAATCACATATTGATGATTTTAAAGATGCTCATCGTATTACAGGTGTTGCTTTTGGATCTATCGTTGGAACAATTAAAGAATTTGAAACAAAATTCTGTGAAACTGTTCGAGTTCCAACTGCCGGATATGACTTAGAAGCTTATATGCACGGACCATATTTGGAAGTCAATCCAGAGCATCGCATCTTCTTTGTCGAAGCAAAAAGTACATGTTTAGAAAAATTACACTTATTAAAAGCCTATGAATCTAAACACTCAACTCATGTCTATACAGTGTCAACAGCCTCTCAAGCCACTGATAACCATATATTAGCTTTAGATATTGATTTAGACGAATACAAAGCTCCTTATTTATTAATCATTCCTTTTCAAATCTTTGCTTGGTATGTTTCTAAATCTAAAGGTATTGATTTAACTCATCGCATCTATACAGATTTCTCACAAGCAGTCAAAAGCAAAACAACAGTACAAGATTATGTATAG
- a CDS encoding Cof-type HAD-IIB family hydrolase produces the protein MKRYLICSDIDGTLMTSQQTISKKTRNLIHQLQKQGHLFFVATGRMHLSAMKIAEDIGSKTGVIASNGGVLSLNNEIITYNLDVESSLSIYRLAIQYNLPLFFFTQNTVYYSSILPDYFQNDTDKGRVDSGKQESYCKIKNEADLIKHASEYINAIIISEDDIENLQIVKEKLTENTNIHVSSSFWNNIEIVPKGVSKATAIHQLQKHYQIDQQHTISFGDGGNDIDMFKASSISVAMENATNEVKAHAKYLTSSNNDDGVYQFLYQYFMEEKENGK, from the coding sequence ATGAAAAGATATTTAATATGTAGTGATATTGACGGAACATTAATGACTAGTCAACAAACAATATCAAAGAAAACTCGTAATCTTATTCACCAGTTACAAAAACAAGGCCATCTCTTTTTTGTTGCTACTGGTAGAATGCATCTTTCAGCTATGAAAATTGCTGAAGATATTGGCTCAAAAACTGGTGTCATTGCTTCTAATGGTGGGGTTCTTTCTTTAAACAATGAAATAATCACGTATAATCTGGATGTTGAGAGTTCTCTTTCTATTTATAGACTCGCTATCCAATACAATCTCCCCCTCTTCTTCTTTACTCAAAATACAGTTTATTACAGTTCTATCTTACCTGATTATTTTCAAAATGATACAGATAAAGGGCGAGTAGATTCCGGCAAACAAGAATCATACTGTAAAATTAAAAATGAAGCAGATTTAATTAAACATGCCAGTGAATATATTAATGCAATTATTATTTCAGAAGATGATATTGAAAATCTTCAAATAGTAAAAGAAAAATTAACTGAAAATACAAATATTCATGTTTCATCTTCTTTTTGGAACAATATTGAAATTGTTCCAAAAGGTGTTTCAAAAGCAACGGCTATTCATCAATTGCAAAAACATTATCAAATTGATCAGCAACATACGATTTCATTTGGTGATGGTGGCAATGACATTGATATGTTTAAAGCCTCTTCAATTAGTGTTGCAATGGAGAATGCTACTAATGAAGTCAAAGCACACGCTAAATATTTGACTTCTTCAAACAATGATGATGGTGTATATCAATTTTTATATCAATATTTTATGGAGGAAAAAGAAAATGGAAAATAA